In one Amaranthus tricolor cultivar Red isolate AtriRed21 chromosome 8, ASM2621246v1, whole genome shotgun sequence genomic region, the following are encoded:
- the LOC130821669 gene encoding lysM domain receptor-like kinase 4, with product MAMSLFEDMEKLVELANIMRISAKTIIRFQYKQQIKMSAYAVIGAVAGIVVLLVIVVTIYCTFSGKAKKQADILPTETFEAYENPIWKKTEVEHRESLESLADIAQSMKVFNFIELQYATDDFSSGSRIYGSVYRGKINGDLTAIKKMKGDVSKEISSLAKINHFNLLRVLGVCFNDGHWYLVHEYASNGRLSDWIFSSNTNQKFLSWTQRMQIVLDVARGLNYIHSYNSPPYVYKDVKSRKILLDSDFRGKISKFSPASAGEGQKGQSVTEQVYVSPEYREKGELSPKLDVYAFGILMLEVVTGEKAVDLYGRLDGNILEVFVGVFDETKGKDRLRSLIDPSLKGNYPSEPAISLARLIEVCLNRDPSSRPDMEENIRCSNAIFLYNDKSLATE from the exons ATGGCGATGAGCTTGTTTGAAGACATGGAGAAGCTTGTTGAGCTTGCAAATATTATGAGGATAAGTG CCAAAACAATCATACGATTTCAGTATAAACAGCAAATTAAGATGTCTGCTTATGCTGTCATCGGGGCTGTTGCAGGGATTGTCGTTCTACTGGTAATCGTAGTTACAATTTACTGCACATTCTCAGGAAAAGCGAAGAAACAAGCAGACATTCTACCCACTGAGACATTTGAAGCATACGAGAATCCTATATGGAAGAAAACAGAGGTTGAACATCGAGAATCTTTAGAAAGCCTAGCTGACATAGCTCAATCGATGAAAGTGTTCAATTTCATCGAGTTGCAATATGCAACAGATGACTTCAGCTCTGGTTCACGAATTTATGGCTCGGTTTATCGGGGTAAAATAAATGGTGATCTAACTGCCATTAAAAAGATGAAAGGGGATGTGTCTAAGGAAATTAGTTCCCTGGCAAAGATCAATCATTTCAACCTTCTTCGTGTTCTAGGTGTTTGTTTCAATGATGGGCACTGGTACCTCGTACACGAGTATGCATCGAATGGGCGTCTCAGCGACTGGATTTTCAGCAGTAATACTAATCAGAAGTTTTTAAGTTGGACACAAAGGATGCAGATCGTGTTAGACGTTGCTAGAGGGCTTAATTACATCCATAGCTATAACAGTCCTCCTTATGTCTACAAGGATGTGAAGAGCAGAAAAATTCTGCTTGACAGTGATTTTCGAGGAAAAATCAGTAAATTCAGTCCAGCAAGCGCGGGAGAAGGACAGAAAGGTCAAAGTGTGACTGAACAAGTTTATGTTTCACCAGAGTACCGAGAGAAAGGTGAACTCTCGCCAAAACTAGATGTCTATGCATTTGGGATACTAATGCTAGAGGTGGTCACAGGAGAAAAGGCTGTTGATCTGTATGGAAGGCTTGATGGGAATATTTTAGAGGTTTTTGTGGGTGTATTTGATGAAACAAAAGGAAAGGATCGGCTGAGAAGCCTGATTGATCCTTCGTTAAAAGGAAATTATCCTTCTGAACCTGCTATTTCTTTAGCTAGATTGATAGAGGTTTGTCTAAATAGAGATCCATCAAGTAGGCCAGATATGGAAGAAAATATAAG ATGTTCAAATGCAATTTTTCTGTACAACGACAAGAGTTTAGCAACTGAATAA